From a single Silene latifolia isolate original U9 population chromosome 6, ASM4854445v1, whole genome shotgun sequence genomic region:
- the LOC141586702 gene encoding uncharacterized protein LOC141586702, with amino-acid sequence MGLQSLCCSFSSPKISHFSFNNLVSTGIITGGNKRIQLTHVQKSYPISGLRWLDRESRLRKVKGVSIVCASQSDSKPNLEVQHSDFDVKLQASPNGSSSVPEMRFGGVEPFRGKSGSISFYGVTHQVIEESKLASSPYNDGGGSLLWVLAPAVLMLSFALPQLYVANVVASFFSEGLLAETAAALTSEAVLYVGVALFLLITDRVQRPYLQFSSKRWSLITGLKGFLTASFFTMGLKVVAPLVIAYVTWPFLGYQAVTLITPLLVGYVAQLALESFADKQGSSCWPIVPIIFEIYRLYQLARGVNFIDKLMFVMGGMEATPQVIERSRALLAMTVTFEAVAIVCLWSLLTFLLRLFPSRPVAEKY; translated from the exons ATGGGATTACAATCTCTTTGCTGCTCCTTTTCCTCTCCTAAGATCTCCCATTTCTCCTTTAATAATCTT GTCTCAACTGGTATAATTACTGGAGGAAACAAGAGAATTCAGCTTACCCATGTGCAAAAAT CATATCCTATTTCGGGTTTGAGATGGTTGGATAGGGAGTCGCGGTTGCGAAAGGTGAAGggggtgtctattgtttgtgcttCGCAATCTGATTCTAAGCCAAATTTGGAAGTACAACATTCTGATTTTGATGTGAAATTGCAAGCTTCTCCTAACGGTTCATCTAGTGTGCCTGAGATGAGGTTTGGTGGTGTTGAACCGTTTAGAGGTAAATCGGGTTCAATTTCGTTTTATGGGGTGACTCACCAAGTGATAGAAGAGAGCAAGTTGGCTTCCTCTCCGTATAATGATGGAGGTGGCTCCTTGCTTTGGGTTTTGGCTCCGGCGGTGTTGATGCTATCCTTCGCCCTTCCTCAACTTTATGTTGCCAATGTCGTTGCCAGTTTTTTCAGTGAAGGCCTTCTTGCAG AGACTGCCGCCGCTCTTACTTCTGAAGCTGTACTCTATGTTGGTGTTGCATTGTTCCTTCTTATTACCGACCGGGTTCAGAGACCATATCTGCAATTTAGTTCAAAGCGATGGAGTCTCATAACCGGTTTAAAAGGGTTCTTAACAGCTTCATTTTTCACCATGGGTCTCAAAGTCGTTGCTCCGTTAGTGATCGCCTATGTTACATGGCCCTTCTTAGGCTACCAAGCAGTGACTTTGATTACCCCCTTACTAGTTGGTTATGTGGCTCAACTTGCACTTGAGAGTTTTGCTGACAAGCAAGGGTCATCCTGTTGGCCGATTGTTCCAATCATCTTTGAG ATCTACAGACTGTATCAACTGGCAAGAGGAGTAAACTTTATTGATAAACTGATGTTTGTGATGGGAGGAATGGAGGCTACTCCTCAAGTTATCGAGAGAAGCCGTGCTTTACTAGCAATGACAGTAACGTTTGAAGCAGTTGCGATTGTTTGCCTGTGGTCATTGTTGACGTTTCTTTTACGGCTATTTCCATCTAGACCAGTTGCAGAGAAGTATTGA